One region of Ornithinibacter aureus genomic DNA includes:
- a CDS encoding L-erythro-3,5-diaminohexanoate dehydrogenase gives MRTTSSSPVGMHRVVDPAGAALPQAARVLDAGGDLWPDEVRIDVETLNLDAASFRQLSEKHAGDGDAVRAEVLDIVATRGKMQNPVTGSGGMLIGTVAEVGPQSPLGLAVGDRVATLVSLSLTPLQLTDGLERWDGRSERVPAAGTAVLFGRSIAARLPEDLSPELALMVMDVCGAPALVSRVVGEYVERGVSPTVVVLGGAGKSGSLSLAAARSAGAGHLIGVVPFEREADQLTTSGLADRVVIADARSPLGLADAVATAGGPADVTVVCVDVPGCEQPAILATAQGGTIIFFSMATSFSAAALGAEGLAADVRMLVGNGYVPGHADLALDLVRGSAAVRTLFEGRLSE, from the coding sequence GTGCGCACCACCTCTTCGTCCCCCGTGGGCATGCACCGTGTCGTCGACCCCGCCGGTGCTGCTCTTCCGCAGGCGGCCCGCGTCCTGGACGCCGGTGGCGACCTCTGGCCCGACGAGGTCCGCATCGACGTCGAGACGCTCAACCTCGACGCGGCATCCTTTCGCCAGCTGAGCGAGAAGCACGCGGGCGACGGGGATGCGGTGCGCGCGGAGGTGCTCGACATCGTCGCCACCCGCGGCAAGATGCAGAACCCGGTGACGGGGTCCGGCGGCATGCTCATCGGCACCGTCGCCGAGGTCGGGCCGCAGTCGCCACTCGGGCTCGCCGTGGGCGACCGGGTCGCCACGCTCGTCTCCCTCTCCCTGACGCCCCTTCAGCTCACCGACGGCCTCGAGCGCTGGGACGGTCGCAGTGAGCGCGTGCCGGCGGCCGGGACCGCCGTGCTCTTCGGACGCTCGATCGCCGCCCGCCTGCCCGAGGACCTCTCACCCGAGCTCGCCCTCATGGTCATGGACGTGTGCGGTGCCCCGGCCCTGGTCAGCAGGGTCGTGGGGGAGTACGTCGAGCGCGGGGTGAGCCCCACCGTCGTCGTCCTCGGTGGAGCCGGCAAGTCGGGGTCGCTGTCCCTGGCCGCCGCGCGATCCGCGGGGGCCGGGCACCTCATCGGCGTCGTGCCGTTCGAGCGGGAGGCCGACCAGCTGACCACGAGCGGCCTGGCCGACCGGGTCGTCATCGCCGACGCGCGCTCACCGCTCGGCCTCGCGGATGCCGTGGCCACCGCCGGTGGCCCCGCCGACGTCACGGTGGTCTGCGTCGACGTGCCGGGGTGCGAGCAGCCGGCGATCCTCGCGACCGCCCAGGGCGGCACGATCATCTTCTTCTCCATGGCGACGAGCTTCTCTGCGGCGGCGCTGGGTGCCGAGGGCCTGGCCGCCGACGTCCGCATGCTCGTGGGCAACGGTTACGTCCCCGGGCACGCCGACCTCGCCCTCGACCTCGTTCGGGGCAGTGCCGCGGTCCGAACGCTGTTCGAGGGACGCCTGAGCGAGTAG
- the pta gene encoding phosphate acetyltransferase: MKGLYLAGTEARSGKSAVAVGLVNRLTRRHGRVGVFRPVVQAGGQDELLRVLLQEAHSDLAPELAWGVTHDDLHADHDRALGVVVDRFHAMAQGHDVVLVVGSDFSDVVAPTEFATNARIAADLGTPLVLVAPARDRDHAELAASAAAAVAAARAVHAHVGGVVINQVRSDDSAAALDALTTRLGALPLWALTETPLLRAPTVRDLMAACDGTLVHGDADLLDRESMGLVVAAMSMPHVIDRLIEGSTVIVPGDRDDVVLGVLLAHHSRTLPTLSGLVLNGGFALSPQIDRLIAGLDMRLPIVSCQLGTMDTATALGRVEGRITATSSRKVGAAADLLDRTEGIDTLDALLSDDAQGGERAVTPLMFEHDLVERAREAQAHIVLPEGAEERIIIAADQVLARGIARLTLLGDESVIRDRARVLGADISAAEVVDPATSPWREEFAATYAALRAHKGVTHEQAFDRVVDPSYFGTMMVHAGRADGMVSGCITTTAHTIRPALEVVRTAPGVSVVSSVFLMCLADRVLVYGDCAVNPDPDAAQLADIAISSARTAAAFGIEPRVAMLSYSTGESGTGADVEKVRAATAIVRELAPDLLVEGPIQYDAAVDPHVAATKLKGSPVAGRATVLVFPDLNTGNNTYKAVQRSADAVAIGPVLQGLNRPVNDLSRGALVRDIVNTVAITAVQGQTT; the protein is encoded by the coding sequence GTGAAGGGGCTCTACCTCGCCGGCACCGAGGCCCGCTCGGGCAAGTCGGCGGTCGCGGTCGGGCTCGTGAACCGGCTCACGAGGCGGCACGGTCGGGTGGGCGTCTTCCGCCCGGTCGTCCAGGCCGGCGGTCAGGACGAGTTGCTGCGGGTGCTGCTCCAGGAGGCCCACAGCGACCTCGCACCCGAACTGGCGTGGGGCGTGACCCACGACGACCTGCACGCCGATCACGACCGGGCCCTCGGGGTCGTGGTCGACCGCTTCCACGCCATGGCCCAGGGTCATGACGTCGTGCTCGTCGTGGGGTCGGACTTCTCCGACGTCGTCGCACCGACCGAGTTCGCGACCAACGCGCGGATCGCCGCCGACCTCGGCACGCCCCTGGTCCTCGTCGCGCCCGCCCGCGACCGCGACCACGCCGAACTCGCGGCCAGCGCCGCGGCAGCGGTCGCCGCGGCCCGCGCGGTGCACGCCCACGTCGGAGGGGTGGTCATCAACCAGGTTCGCTCCGACGACAGTGCCGCCGCCCTCGACGCCCTCACCACCCGCCTCGGTGCCCTCCCGCTGTGGGCCCTCACCGAGACCCCGCTGCTGCGGGCGCCGACGGTCCGCGACCTCATGGCGGCCTGCGACGGCACCCTCGTGCACGGCGACGCCGACCTGCTCGACCGCGAGAGCATGGGGCTGGTCGTCGCCGCGATGTCGATGCCGCACGTCATCGACCGGCTCATCGAGGGCTCGACCGTCATCGTCCCCGGCGACCGGGACGACGTCGTGCTCGGGGTGCTGCTCGCCCACCACTCGCGCACGCTGCCGACGCTGTCCGGCCTCGTGCTCAACGGGGGCTTCGCCCTCTCGCCACAGATCGACCGGCTCATCGCCGGGCTCGACATGCGGCTGCCCATCGTCTCCTGCCAGCTCGGCACCATGGACACCGCGACCGCGCTCGGGCGGGTCGAGGGGCGCATCACCGCGACCTCTTCCCGCAAGGTCGGGGCGGCGGCCGACCTGCTCGACCGCACCGAGGGCATCGACACCCTCGACGCCCTGCTGAGCGACGACGCCCAGGGCGGCGAGCGGGCGGTCACCCCGCTGATGTTCGAGCACGACCTCGTCGAGCGCGCCCGGGAGGCGCAGGCCCACATCGTCCTGCCCGAGGGCGCCGAGGAGCGCATCATCATCGCGGCCGACCAGGTGCTCGCTCGCGGCATCGCGCGCCTGACGTTGCTCGGGGACGAGAGCGTCATCCGCGACCGGGCCCGGGTGCTCGGTGCCGACATCTCCGCCGCGGAGGTCGTCGACCCCGCGACGAGTCCGTGGCGTGAGGAGTTCGCAGCCACCTACGCGGCGCTGCGCGCGCACAAGGGCGTCACCCACGAGCAGGCTTTCGACCGGGTCGTCGACCCGTCGTACTTCGGCACGATGATGGTGCACGCAGGCCGGGCCGACGGGATGGTCTCCGGGTGCATCACGACCACGGCGCACACGATCCGGCCGGCGCTCGAGGTCGTCCGCACGGCCCCCGGCGTCTCCGTCGTCTCCAGCGTCTTCCTCATGTGCCTGGCCGATCGCGTGCTCGTCTACGGCGACTGCGCCGTCAACCCCGACCCGGATGCCGCGCAGCTCGCCGACATCGCGATCTCGTCGGCCCGCACGGCGGCCGCGTTCGGCATCGAGCCCCGCGTCGCGATGCTGTCCTACTCCACCGGAGAGTCCGGGACCGGTGCCGACGTGGAGAAGGTGCGGGCCGCCACGGCCATCGTGCGCGAGCTCGCGCCCGACCTCCTCGTCGAGGGCCCGATCCAGTACGACGCCGCCGTCGACCCGCACGTGGCCGCCACCAAGCTCAAGGGCAGCCCGGTCGCGGGGCGCGCCACCGTGCTCGTCTTCCCCGACCTCAACACCGGGAACAACACCTACAAGGCGGTCCAGCGCAGCGCCGACGCGGTCGCGATCGGCCCCGTGCTGCAGGGTCTGAACCGCCCGGTCAACGACCTCTCCCGAGGAGCGCTCGTGCGCGACATCGTCAACACGGTGGCCATCACCGCCGTCCAAGGGCAGACCACGTGA
- a CDS encoding acetate/propionate family kinase — protein MSTDPHVFVVNAGSSSLKYQVINAASGRTVAIGLVSEIGGASRMRHDSIGLGGEISRHESYAPCPTHTSAFAAARAALHEHGGGVGEHVVAIGHRVVHGGRRFTQPVVVDDVVLESLRVLSPLAPLHNPANVEGIVRAQEAFPGLPHVAVFDTGFHGTLPPAAHTYAVPDAWREGHHVRRYGFHGSSYAWVTRRTAALMGRQVEDLRMVVLHLGNGASACAVDGGRSVDTSMGLSPVEGLVMGTRSGDVDPALGGYLERVAGLTASDYDRALNRESGLLGLGGVSDFRTIVERRDAGDAAATLAFDVTVHRLRKYVGAYAAVLGRLDALVFTGGIGEHSAALRAAVVDGLEVLGLALDAAANAGGPPERRVSGEQSRAEVWVVPTDEEREIARATLEVLGLPHAL, from the coding sequence GTGAGCACCGACCCGCACGTCTTCGTCGTCAACGCCGGCTCCTCGTCGCTGAAGTACCAGGTGATCAACGCCGCCAGCGGTCGCACGGTGGCCATCGGGCTCGTCTCCGAGATCGGTGGGGCGAGCCGGATGCGGCACGACAGCATCGGCCTCGGTGGAGAGATCTCCCGTCACGAGTCGTATGCGCCGTGCCCCACCCACACCAGCGCCTTCGCCGCGGCCCGCGCCGCGCTGCACGAGCACGGGGGCGGGGTGGGCGAGCACGTCGTCGCGATCGGCCACCGGGTGGTCCACGGGGGACGACGCTTCACCCAGCCCGTCGTCGTCGACGACGTCGTGCTGGAGTCGCTGCGGGTGCTCTCGCCGCTGGCCCCCCTGCACAACCCGGCCAACGTCGAGGGCATCGTGCGAGCCCAGGAAGCCTTCCCCGGGCTGCCCCACGTCGCCGTGTTCGACACCGGCTTCCACGGCACCCTGCCACCGGCCGCGCACACCTACGCCGTCCCCGACGCGTGGCGCGAGGGGCACCACGTGCGCCGCTACGGCTTCCACGGCAGCTCGTACGCCTGGGTGACCCGGCGCACCGCCGCCCTGATGGGCCGTCAGGTCGAGGACCTGCGGATGGTTGTCCTGCACCTGGGCAACGGGGCCAGTGCGTGCGCCGTCGACGGCGGCCGCAGCGTCGACACCTCGATGGGCCTGTCCCCGGTCGAGGGCCTGGTCATGGGCACCCGTTCGGGCGACGTCGACCCGGCGCTGGGGGGCTACCTCGAGCGCGTGGCGGGACTCACGGCATCTGACTACGACCGCGCCCTGAACCGCGAGAGCGGGCTGCTCGGGCTCGGCGGGGTCTCGGACTTTCGCACGATCGTCGAGCGCCGCGACGCCGGGGATGCCGCGGCGACGCTCGCGTTCGACGTCACCGTGCACCGGTTGCGCAAGTACGTGGGGGCCTATGCCGCCGTGCTCGGTCGCCTCGACGCCCTCGTGTTCACCGGCGGCATCGGCGAGCACAGCGCCGCGCTGCGGGCCGCCGTCGTCGACGGCCTGGAGGTGCTCGGGCTCGCCTTGGACGCCGCCGCGAACGCCGGGGGGCCACCCGAGCGACGGGTCAGCGGCGAGCAGAGCCGGGCCGAGGTCTGGGTGGTCCCGACCGACGAGGAGCGCGAGATCGCACGCGCCACCCTCGAGGTCCTCGGCCTGCCCCACGCGCTGTGA
- a CDS encoding amidohydrolase, with protein sequence MSTTLYRGGTVHTPDQPGATALVVGGDGRIAWIGDEEGAASHRDGVDVVIDLDGGLVLPAFVDAHVHLSHTGMGLRGVDLGTTTSVAEALRRIEDAARRNGGRPIFAFGWQEQAWVEGRPMTSAELDRASYGGVVYASRVDGHSAVVSSALAMMSAARGMPGWTETGFVTRDSKNAARAAFDAAGSRQQRRDDIEAALREAAAVGLAVVHECGGPLLTSADDFADVLDLGTRPGLTRTVGYWAEPVTDPEQARALTALHGAAGLAGDLNIDGSIGSRTALLRQPYADDPGCSGTAYRTAAGVRDHVAACAAAGVQSGFHVIGDAGMDTVLDGIEAAAGLVGLDTVRATRPRLEHAEMVDAEGIARMARLGVVASVQPSFDAAWGGPHGMYAERLGAARVPGTNPFAQLEQAGVALALGSDSPVTPFDPWGAVWGAVLHHEPAARLDVRSAIAAHTAGGWAAAREVGGVLRVGAPATLAVWDVVDAGPDGVPLVAEGAPRPTCRRTLRDGLVLHEA encoded by the coding sequence GTGAGCACCACGCTCTACCGCGGCGGCACCGTCCACACCCCCGACCAGCCCGGGGCCACCGCGCTCGTCGTCGGTGGTGACGGGCGGATCGCGTGGATCGGCGACGAGGAGGGCGCGGCGAGCCACCGCGATGGCGTCGACGTGGTCATCGACCTCGACGGCGGGCTCGTGCTCCCGGCCTTCGTCGACGCGCACGTCCACCTGTCCCACACCGGCATGGGGCTGCGCGGTGTCGACCTCGGCACGACCACCTCGGTCGCCGAGGCCCTGCGGCGGATCGAGGATGCCGCCCGTCGCAACGGCGGTCGCCCGATCTTCGCGTTCGGGTGGCAGGAACAGGCGTGGGTCGAGGGGCGCCCGATGACGTCCGCCGAACTCGACCGGGCGAGCTACGGGGGAGTGGTCTACGCATCGCGGGTCGACGGCCACTCGGCCGTGGTCTCCAGTGCGCTCGCCATGATGTCCGCGGCGAGAGGGATGCCCGGCTGGACCGAGACCGGCTTCGTCACCCGCGACTCCAAGAACGCCGCGCGGGCAGCCTTCGACGCAGCCGGCAGCCGGCAGCAGCGCCGCGACGACATCGAGGCTGCCCTGCGCGAGGCCGCGGCCGTCGGGCTCGCGGTGGTGCACGAGTGCGGGGGACCCCTGCTCACCAGCGCCGACGACTTCGCCGACGTGCTCGACCTCGGGACCCGCCCCGGCCTGACGCGCACCGTCGGGTACTGGGCCGAGCCGGTCACCGACCCGGAGCAGGCCCGCGCCCTCACGGCCCTGCACGGGGCCGCCGGGCTGGCCGGTGACCTCAACATCGACGGCTCGATCGGCTCGCGCACGGCCCTGCTGCGCCAGCCCTACGCCGACGACCCCGGGTGTTCGGGCACCGCGTACCGCACGGCCGCCGGAGTGCGGGACCACGTCGCGGCCTGCGCGGCCGCGGGCGTGCAGAGCGGCTTCCACGTCATCGGCGACGCGGGGATGGACACCGTGCTCGACGGCATCGAGGCCGCGGCGGGCCTGGTGGGCCTCGACACGGTGCGGGCCACCAGGCCGCGGCTGGAGCACGCCGAGATGGTCGACGCCGAGGGAATCGCCCGGATGGCGCGCCTGGGCGTCGTCGCGAGCGTGCAACCGTCCTTCGACGCCGCGTGGGGAGGGCCGCACGGCATGTACGCCGAACGCCTCGGGGCTGCCCGGGTGCCGGGCACCAACCCGTTCGCGCAGCTGGAGCAGGCCGGGGTGGCCCTGGCCCTGGGGTCCGACTCCCCGGTGACACCGTTCGACCCGTGGGGCGCGGTCTGGGGCGCGGTGCTGCACCACGAGCCGGCTGCCCGCCTCGACGTCCGGTCCGCCATCGCCGCACACACCGCCGGTGGCTGGGCCGCCGCACGCGAGGTGGGCGGCGTGCTGCGCGTCGGAGCCCCGGCGACCCTTGCCGTGTGGGACGTCGTGGATGCCGGGCCCGACGGCGTGCCTCTCGTCGCCGAGGGTGCCCCTCGACCGACCTGCCGCCGCACGCTGCGCGACGGGCTGGTGCTGCACGAGGCGTGA
- a CDS encoding lysine 5,6-aminomutase subunit alpha, which produces MSSRPRQILDLDAATVRRARTLARRAGKPVVDLARSHTTVSVERATLRLAGLAGADHENVPWVNHLVDAVREGVGLEHGVTLPVWDALRRGEAPDLLTLAQKAASGGVRFEVPQGKAATAAGRAGRTAIARGIRTIDRQRAARDRLIARHGNPPRKPWIYLIVATGDIYEDIPQAQAAAREGADIIAVIRSTGQSLLDFVPEGATREGYAGTYATQENFRLMRAALDETSKELGRYVRLTNYASGLCMPEIAALAGLERLDMMLNDSMYGILFRDINPIRTFVDQRFSRQVHARAGIIINTGEDNYLTTADAVDAAHTVTVSQLLNEYFAKEAGLENWQLGLGHAFEIDPTVKDSFRLELAHALLARQLFPEAPLKWMPPTKHMTGDIFRGYLLDGFFNLAGAMTGQGILLVGMMTEAVVTPWISDRDLALQNVRYVMDAAGGLTEDFHPPRDGLIQTRARQVLGEAVELLDTIVTDTSTAGVPPLLAAIADGTFGSMKRPPTKGKGLDGVVRKADGYLNPATDLLETGETR; this is translated from the coding sequence GTGTCTTCACGCCCACGCCAGATCCTCGACCTCGACGCCGCCACCGTCCGTCGTGCGCGCACCCTCGCCCGACGTGCCGGGAAGCCCGTCGTCGACCTCGCCCGCAGCCACACCACCGTCTCGGTCGAACGGGCGACGCTGCGCCTGGCCGGGCTCGCCGGAGCCGACCACGAGAACGTGCCGTGGGTCAACCACCTCGTCGACGCCGTGCGTGAGGGCGTCGGCCTCGAGCACGGGGTCACCCTCCCGGTCTGGGACGCCCTGCGCCGCGGCGAGGCACCCGACCTGCTGACCCTGGCCCAGAAGGCCGCCAGCGGGGGGGTGCGCTTCGAGGTCCCGCAGGGCAAGGCGGCCACGGCGGCGGGTAGGGCCGGTCGCACGGCGATCGCGCGCGGCATCCGCACCATCGACCGCCAGCGAGCGGCGCGTGACCGGCTCATCGCCCGCCACGGCAACCCGCCACGCAAGCCCTGGATCTACCTCATCGTCGCCACCGGCGACATCTACGAGGACATCCCGCAGGCGCAGGCCGCCGCGCGCGAGGGTGCCGACATCATCGCGGTGATCCGCTCCACGGGCCAGAGCCTGCTCGACTTCGTGCCCGAGGGCGCGACCCGTGAGGGGTACGCGGGCACCTACGCGACGCAGGAGAACTTCCGCCTCATGCGCGCGGCGCTCGACGAGACGAGCAAAGAGCTCGGCCGGTACGTGCGCCTGACCAACTACGCGAGCGGTCTGTGCATGCCCGAGATCGCCGCGCTCGCCGGGCTCGAGCGGCTCGACATGATGCTCAACGACTCGATGTACGGCATCCTCTTTCGCGACATCAACCCGATCCGCACCTTCGTCGACCAGCGCTTCAGCCGCCAGGTGCACGCCCGCGCCGGGATCATCATCAACACCGGTGAGGACAACTACCTCACCACCGCGGATGCCGTCGACGCCGCCCACACGGTCACGGTCAGCCAGCTGCTCAACGAGTACTTCGCCAAGGAGGCGGGGCTGGAGAACTGGCAGCTCGGCCTGGGCCACGCGTTCGAGATCGACCCCACGGTCAAGGACAGCTTCCGCCTCGAGCTCGCGCACGCGCTGCTGGCCCGCCAGCTCTTCCCCGAGGCGCCGCTGAAGTGGATGCCGCCGACCAAGCACATGACCGGCGACATCTTCCGCGGGTACCTGCTCGACGGCTTCTTCAACCTCGCCGGGGCGATGACCGGTCAGGGCATCCTCCTCGTCGGCATGATGACCGAGGCCGTGGTCACCCCGTGGATCTCCGATCGTGACCTCGCCCTGCAGAACGTCCGGTACGTCATGGATGCCGCGGGCGGCCTCACCGAGGACTTCCACCCTCCGCGAGACGGCCTCATCCAGACCCGGGCCCGCCAGGTGCTCGGCGAGGCGGTCGAGCTGCTCGACACCATCGTCACCGACACCAGCACCGCAGGGGTGCCACCGCTCCTCGCGGCGATCGCCGACGGTACCTTCGGGTCGATGAAGCGGCCCCCGACCAAGGGCAAGGGCCTCGACGGCGTCGTCCGCAAGGCCGACGGCTACCTCAACCCGGCCACCGACCTGCTCGAGACGGGGGAGACCCGATGA
- a CDS encoding OAM dimerization domain-containing protein: MTRTEAQEARSRSRRHGAERRMEDALPGEPSLAEPGPIVRPYGDTTGDGMVQVSFTLPLPHDKRAEGAALQLAAKMGLEPALLVHAKAMGPHFTFFVVYGSVTHLVDVRDVVVHEREFPLLSARDTNAEIRKRLRRKLVVVGACIGTDAHTVGIDAILNIKGFAGEKGLEYYREMTVHNLGAQVLVPDLVNTAREVRADAVLVSQVVTQKDAHIHNTQAMSAAFREAFPEGQVPLLVVGGPRFEEGSAASLGVDRIFGRGTTPGEVASYLVHALVTPRTEPDPRGSQR; this comes from the coding sequence ATGACCCGCACCGAGGCCCAGGAGGCCCGCAGCCGCAGCCGCCGTCACGGCGCCGAGCGCCGCATGGAGGACGCCCTGCCCGGCGAGCCGAGCCTGGCCGAGCCCGGCCCCATCGTGCGCCCGTACGGCGACACCACGGGCGACGGCATGGTCCAGGTCTCCTTCACCCTGCCGCTGCCGCATGACAAGCGGGCCGAGGGCGCGGCACTGCAGCTCGCGGCCAAGATGGGGCTCGAGCCGGCGCTGCTCGTGCACGCCAAGGCGATGGGCCCGCACTTCACCTTCTTCGTCGTCTACGGCTCGGTCACCCACCTCGTCGACGTGCGCGACGTCGTCGTCCACGAGCGCGAGTTCCCCCTGCTGTCCGCCCGCGACACCAACGCCGAGATCCGCAAGCGGCTGCGCCGCAAGCTCGTCGTCGTCGGTGCGTGCATCGGCACCGACGCCCACACGGTCGGGATCGACGCCATCCTCAACATCAAGGGGTTCGCCGGGGAGAAGGGGCTGGAGTACTACCGCGAGATGACGGTGCACAACCTCGGTGCCCAGGTGCTCGTGCCCGACCTGGTCAACACGGCGCGCGAGGTGCGGGCGGATGCCGTGCTCGTCTCGCAGGTCGTCACCCAGAAGGACGCCCACATCCACAACACCCAGGCGATGTCCGCCGCGTTCCGCGAGGCCTTCCCGGAGGGACAGGTGCCGCTGCTCGTCGTCGGCGGCCCACGCTTCGAGGAGGGCTCGGCCGCCAGCCTCGGGGTCGACCGGATCTTCGGCCGGGGCACCACCCCGGGCGAGGTGGCCTCGTACCTCGTGCACGCCCTCGTCACCCCGCGCACCGAACCCGACCCCAGAGGGAGCCAGCGATGA
- a CDS encoding hotdog domain-containing protein produces the protein MSLERTGDSSTGGRPTGSSSTGSRAEVGLVVTHRRYVPYSHAHYAGNLVDGAYSLAAFGDVATEMCIRTDGDEGLFASYSDVQFRAPVRAGDVIEISATLVRVGSRSREMDFEVRVVGRGAPERGESAADVLESPVVATTARGVVVVPPPT, from the coding sequence ATGAGCCTCGAACGCACCGGCGACAGCTCGACCGGCGGTCGTCCCACGGGCAGCAGTTCCACCGGAAGCCGCGCCGAGGTCGGCCTCGTCGTCACCCACCGCCGCTACGTGCCCTACTCGCACGCCCACTACGCGGGCAACCTCGTCGACGGGGCCTACTCACTGGCGGCCTTCGGCGACGTGGCCACGGAGATGTGCATCCGCACCGATGGCGACGAGGGCTTGTTCGCGTCGTACTCCGACGTGCAGTTCCGCGCCCCCGTGCGCGCCGGCGACGTCATCGAGATCTCGGCGACCCTCGTGCGCGTGGGGAGCCGGTCGCGCGAGATGGACTTCGAGGTGCGCGTCGTCGGTCGCGGCGCCCCCGAGCGGGGCGAGTCTGCAGCCGACGTCCTGGAGTCGCCGGTGGTCGCGACGACGGCCCGTGGGGTCGTGGTGGTCCCACCTCCGACGTGA
- a CDS encoding type II toxin-antitoxin system Phd/YefM family antitoxin — protein MTTLSLADARANLSKLVESAVTTHERFDVTRNGDRVAVLLSAEDYDSLLETLDILSSPDEVAAIREGIADLEAGSVSDLDEVRRAMTAAGRLRP, from the coding sequence ATGACCACGCTGTCCCTGGCCGATGCACGGGCCAACCTCTCCAAGCTCGTGGAGTCCGCGGTGACCACGCACGAGCGCTTCGACGTCACCCGCAACGGTGACCGCGTCGCGGTCCTGCTGAGTGCAGAGGACTACGACAGCCTGCTCGAGACCCTCGACATCCTCAGCAGCCCGGACGAAGTCGCCGCGATCCGCGAGGGAATCGCCGACCTGGAGGCCGGCTCCGTCTCTGACCTGGATGAGGTCCGCCGCGCCATGACCGCGGCAGGACGCCTGCGTCCGTGA
- a CDS encoding type II toxin-antitoxin system RelE family toxin, translating to MTQQFRVVLTAGARRALEQHLPESVAAAAFEFISGPLRENPHRVGRMLREPLAPAYSARRGEYRVVYRILDDLLVVEVVSIAHRRDVYRR from the coding sequence GTGACCCAGCAGTTCCGCGTCGTCCTCACGGCGGGGGCCCGTCGGGCGCTCGAGCAGCACTTGCCCGAATCGGTGGCCGCTGCGGCCTTCGAGTTCATCTCGGGCCCCCTTCGAGAGAACCCGCACCGCGTGGGCCGGATGCTGAGGGAACCCTTGGCCCCCGCGTACTCGGCGCGTCGCGGCGAGTACCGCGTGGTCTACCGCATCCTGGACGATCTCCTCGTGGTCGAGGTCGTCTCCATCGCGCATCGCCGAGACGTCTACCGACGATGA